The following nucleotide sequence is from Camelus bactrianus isolate YW-2024 breed Bactrian camel chromosome 19, ASM4877302v1, whole genome shotgun sequence.
TTGTGTGCAGGAGCCTGGAGCCAGGATCTGAGGCAGCTGCTCCCTCTCTCACCGTCTCCCTCatcccctctttcctctttcccaggCTCACTCACCTCTGTTGTCTTTGCCTTTTGGCTTCATTTCTGTGTCTTTCTGAAGAATAGGCCTTCTCAGCTTCTGCACGCATGTCCCAGTGAGTCTAGAGCCTGCTATTCTGAGCTTCCTTTCCCGGAGAGGGATGTCCCGGAGAGGAGCCAGCCTGGGTCCTGGTTCTGTGACTCTGGTCAGGAGAGTGGGGGCCCATGGATGCCGGGACCCTTCAGATGTGTGAGATGGGACAGCATCAGACCAGTCtcctttttacttatttttcggCTGTCAGATTTATGCTAACTCAGTGAAGTATGAAGAACGTACTTATTTGAATTGTACCTTTTATTCCGTGGACAGCAGTTTTTTTACTTTCCAGGTTTACCGTCTTCCTGCTGCCCCTGGGGAGGGCTCTGTTAGGGGCTGGGTTCGGGGGAGCTGGCGCAGGCGTAAGGAGAAGGGGTTCTGTTTTCACATTCCTCTGTGGCTTAAGGATTCTCTGctgacagagaaaagagaaacaagccaGCAAAGCCAATAAAAGTGGCTGCACCGAGTCCAGGGCCTCCCTGCCAAGCCTGTGTCttcagggagagggtgggagggttTCCTGACGGTGGTGTCTCTGCCTACAGACGGCGGCCCTAGAGCAAGCTATTAAAGATGCCCACGAGTGTTACGATGACGAGATTCAGCTCTACAATGAGCAGATCGACACCCTGCGGAGGGAGATCGAGGAGGCGGAGAGGAGCCTGGAGAGGTCTTCCTATGACTGCCGGCAGCTGGTGGTGGCCCAGCAGACCCTGAGGAACGAGCTGGATCGCTATCATCGCATCATTGAGAACGAAGGCAACAGGTGTGGTCACAGTCGGGCATGGCTGCGGTCGTGGCGACTGCTCCATCCGGCCACCTGCTTTTCCCAGATCTTTGTTGAGTGCCTCCTGTGGGCCAGTTCAGGCAGTGGGGATGTGGCAGGGAATCAAACCGAAACCCATGACCTCACGGAGCTTGAATGCTCACGGGGGAGACGGAGGATGAGTGAATTTGTAACAGAGGGTGCGTGCGTGACCTGTGACAGGTCTGTGGAGTGAGTTGtgtggcagggaggaggggtggcgGTGAGGGTGATGGTGGGAGTGTTTGAAATTTTAAGTAGGGTGATCAGAAGGCCTCATGGAGAAGGCTCCTTTCAGCTCCACAGGCCTGTCGGGGTTAAGTGTCTTAGCAGAGAGGATAGTCTCTCGAGATGCCACAGGCGAGGGGCCCGCCCAGGACCTGGAGCTCACCAGTGCTCAGAGGTGTCAGTGTCATTACTGCTGATTACTGCTGTTGCCATCATGACGTTTAGCATCTGGTTGGGGCAGTAACGTGGCTGTCAGTGTGCTGTCTGGTGTCCTCCATGTAATGGAACTGTGACTTGAACTCCACTCCCTGCAAGGTGACTGGGAAATATACCTCTGCCTCTGTGTCTGTATCTCATCATCGTCCAcatctccacctccacctccaccatctACTCTGGGTTATCTGGTCTGTATCATCTGTGCCCTCCCGTACCTACACTTATGTCTGCCTCTGCAGCTGCATCACCTACCTGTGTGTCCATCCACACCACATCTACATTGTCTACCTCATTTGTAGCTGCACCTACACCGTCGACCCCTGCAGCTATGTCTACACCTGCAGCTACACTGACATCTCCACTGAcacctgcacctgcacctgcaTTGCCTGCATCTGTGTCGTCTGCACGTACACCTCCGTCTCTGTCACCTAGCCCACATCTGCATCACCTGCAGCTACACCTACACCATGTACGTCTGTGTCATCTTGTCATCTACACATAAACCCACAGCTACGTGATCTGTAGCTACACCTACGCCTGCATCACCTAAACCTTCCCCCACACCCACGTCTCACTGACACCTGCAGCATCTGTGGCTGCATCGTCTTCATGTACCTGCACCTCTGCACCTACCTCCACATGATCTACCTGTACAAATCAACAGCTGCGTCTGACATCGTTTATACCCACGCCTATGTCTACATCTTCGGCTGTGTCAGCGTCTATAACCGTGACCGCGTGTGTATCAGAGAGCAGCCGCCTCATATAACAACACTCATTTTCTATTAAGTTGAGATTCTTTGATTCAGTCTTGCTGATTTTTTGAGTTTAGATGAAATTAAAAGAGAAGCACCCAGGAGTTCCCCCAGGAgctcttctttccctctccccgGGGCTCTGTCTGGGCTGTGAGTGCCTTAATGTGTAGCAGGAAAAGCaagattttcttttgctttctctagTTATGGTCAACGTATTGTATGGAACTCCAAATTATATTTATGTCACAGTGAACACTtcgtgcacacacatacaaaaataagtcTTGAACTGGCATTTAAATGTCCTTGtgaaaattttgttttagaaGCAGGGCTTCACCAAAAGGTAACTGGATACCCTTTCATTGGTTTACGCATAACTCctaattttgatataatttcaaattGATAGAAATGTTGCAGGCATAGAGCAAGGAAATTCTGAGTACTCTTAGATTCACCAGCTATttacatgttgtgtcaattgcttTATCTTTCTGTTCTCTCCAATtatatacaattatttttttttaaaagaagttgaaGATGTCATACCCTAGACATCCTAAATACTTCATCCTGGGCTGGCcagtattttattataaagaacaaacaaaccaaaccaagtCCCTGCTCAACAGAGAAGTGGCATTTTTAGATTATCAGCAATCCCTGCCTTCCAATTTCTCTCTAAGTGTGTTTCACAGTTTATGACTTGAGCTTAAAGAGGAGATTATTTCCTTTCCGTTGTCATCCAGTGTGTAAATATATTTGAGGTTCACGAGCACCTGGATCTAGACACAGCCTTTTTCATTTTGCTCAACATGAGAGAGAGCCTGGCTTGCCTCCGACCCCCCGCCACCCCCAGGCATCTGTTTGGCCCAATGAGTCAAAGATGGTGACCGCACTCTTTCTGGTTCTTCCTGCCAGGCTGAGCTCTGCCTTCTTTGAAACGCCCATCACTCTGTACACCACAAGCCATGGAGCCTTGCTCAGCCCTCGACACGGTGGGAAAGGTGAGTCCCCAGCTCTGGCTTCTGCCAGTTTCTCTCCcgggaaaatgggaaaaaatcgAGTGGCTTTCTCCCTGGACTGACCGTTCACGCTCCGCTCCGATCCATCTGGAGGTGTTTTTGTGCCAAGTGTTGTCTCCCTCGCTGACGTTCTCCCACAGGGGCTGAGTGACTGAGCCAAAAAATTCCAGGGAGAAAAATCACCTCGGGAACGCCCTCTGTGAACTTGAAGCATTTAATTGgggattaaaaatataattcaacatTGACTTTGGCAAGAAGTGACTATTGAATTGTATCtctccccagtgcccccactcCAGCCCCAATTAAATGAACTATTTTATACAAAGTTGCTTAATCTGGTATCTGGAGCAGAATAGATGGTCAGTTATTGTtggttttctcttccattcaaaACGGAGCGGAAAGAGCTTGGTGGGCGAGTGCGGCTGCTGCCGTCAGCATTTGGTCCTTTGGGGATGGTGTCACGCACCTGTGAGCTGTCAGCTCGCAGTCGAATCTCCCGGCCCTGAGCGCACGGTGCCCGGGGGAGAAGGGAGCTGCTCTGCTTGTGGGGCCTGCTGATCCGCGTGTCTCAGAGAGCTCAGGGGGCTTTGTGGAGATGGGGTCCCAGAGTCAGAGCACTGCTGCAAGGGCGGCGGTCCCCAGACCCCCAGGGCCGGCTCCAGGGGCGTGTGGCTGTGCCGGGCGCTGCGCTCCCGAGGGTCCCCACGCTTGGTTGGATGCTCTGCTGCCACTGTCTGGAAATTCTTCCCAGCTTTGAGCCGGGGGCCCTCTCTGCCTTCTTCCTCACTGGGCCCTGAAATCCTGCAGCTGGCCATGCAGGTACCCCTTCTCCCACACCTGCGCCCAGCAGGCTTCCTTCCCGTGTCCCTGTCTGCGTCTCCTCCTCCCTCATGCCTTCAGGACCCATTTCTGCCGTTTCCTGCTCAGTCACTGAGGGTCAGCACCCCCCCCCATCAATGCCTTCTTCTGTGCATCTCAGTCCTCTGGTTAACGAAGGGAAGTGGAGAGGGACTGGAAAAGACCTTtaggaagaaaaagttaaaaaatcacTGTGTGAGTCAAGCTGGAAAACCGCGTGGCTGAGGCTGGGTGAGAGACTGTGTTTTCTTAAACTTTCCATTTTCCCTCTTGTCTGGTCTGATGGAATGAGTATGGCCTCAGGAGCAGGGGATTCCTGTTCTGAATTTAACAGCATCACTTCCTCTTGTTGTCTAGGAGGACGGGGATGCTGATCAAGGGTCATGTTTATTTAGCTTGAGATGCATGTGGACCAAGGGAGCGACCGTGGATGGATTCCATCCGCATGCCCGAAGCCACTCCTAACCCGTCAAAGGCCCAGGCAGCTCTGTGTCTCCATTTTTGGGGAAGCCTGAGGCGAGAATGACCATGTGGATTGGGTTCCACTGTCTGGTCTGTGGATGCAAGTACCGGCTGTGAGCtcagctggggtggggtgggttcaGGAGCCTTGTTCCCACAGTGTTATTACAGGAGGCGCGCATAGCTCAGTAAGTGGTACCCAGGGTGATGGGGACAGTTggtgccttccctcccctctgcaagcccagagaggtcaagtgacttgtccaaagtcacacagtggccGGCCGAGCTGGGACCTCTGTGTGTGCCGTGGATGCTACAGACCCCATGAATCCTTCCCTGTTGCTTTTGCTCCTACAGAGCAAACCCCACCCCAGCGCTAGGCATGTGGCTCTGAGATAATTAGCGTATCTTTCAACAAagaccttttcttcctctttcattgGTGATTATACTTGACTCATTGCccccctccattttttttttttttaaagatctcacCAGGGCTGTGCAGGATATAACAGCAGCAAAACCAAGACAAAAAGGCCTCCCCAAGAACGTTCCAAGGAAAAAGGAGATTATAGTGAAAGACAAGGCAGATGACAGTCTGGAAGACGCACCCCTGACAGGCCCAGAAGACACGAAGCCTGGGCGGGAGGTGCTTAAAGAAGAGGGTGAGTCTAAGCCTGAATCAGATGGTGAAGAAGCAAGTCCCCCCAGCCCAGAAGGGGCTCCAGAGGATGTCCCAGACGGCGGGAAGATAAGCAAAGCCTTTGAAAAACTAGGCAAGATGGTCAAGGAGAGAGTGAGAGGCCCCAAAGAACCCGAGCCCCCCGCTGACCTCGACACCGAAGGGCGGTACGTGCTGGTCTCCGGGGATGCCAATTTTGTGGACCCGGGCTTCTGTTCCCTGTCCGTCCCTGCCAAAGGGGGAGTGATGGTTTCCAAGGGGGACGGCTCTGTGCCTCCCGACAGCCAGGTGGAGCCCTCCCCGCAGCAGCCCGAGCCCCCTCCAGAGGGTGGAGAGGGACCTCCCCTGGAGAAGGAAGATGGTCAGGAGGATGGAAAGGCACCTCCCCAGAAGAAAGAAGATGCACAGCCACCCGACCAGCCCACCGCAGACAAAGTGGAAGAGATAAAAGCTGAAGGACTCGAGGGCCCCGAGGAGAAACAGGATGGCCAGAAGGAGGCTGAAGGGGCCACGGAGCCCTCTCCCGTGGTCACGCCTGGTCCAGACGAACCATCTCCACCCCAGGCTCAAGAACCTCAGGTCAGTCGGGGTGGGTCCGAGGGGCACGGGGCTCGGAGCAGCCGCCTGCCAGCCAGAAGCCCTCCCAGGACGCTGGCCTACGAGAAGGTGGAAGTGATGGAATCCATCGAGAAGATTTCCACCGAGAGCATTCAGACGTACGAAGAAACTGCGGTAATTGTGGAGACCATGATTGAAAAGACAAAGGCAAACAAGAAGAAACTGGGAGAGAAATGCTCTTCCAACGCCTAGGCTCCAGGGGAGAGGATCCCCTGGGGCCATCGTAGGGGAGTGCTTTGTATTTTAGAACAAACGACGCAAGAGTGAGGATTCTTGTTTGGATTAGACCGTAGTTGGCATTACCGATGAAGCCTtaattaaaaagttttctttgCTTGCATGTCTTCTGTCTAATTAACAGGTGTCTCGGGCTTGTAGGTGGGTCAGCCATGCTCAGGACAGGGGAACTCTGCTGAGTCACCGCCAAACCGTGCTTGCTTAGGGAAGAGACATGCCCTTCATCGTGGGTCATGGGGACACTCATTAGAGATCAGTGTCTGGATTTCACGCAGAAGCATGCTGGTTGATGGCACCGGCTCATTTTCACTGCATTTCAAGCACAGGCACGTGATCGCCTGAGGAGTGTCTTGTTAGGAGTAGAATGATAAAAGATGTCTGTCTTAGTTTGTGTTTCCCAGAAAGCTGATCCTGAAGCAAGGATCTGACGTCGGCTCTTGGGGATGTGATCTCAGGAAGCACCTgtagggcagagagagggagattgGGGGGCAGGGCACCCGATAGGAGATGTGCTACCACACGGGCAGCTGGAGCTCAGCTGCCCCTGATCCCTGGCCATGAGGGACTCTGGGAGACAGAGTAGAACATGTGCCTCAGAGTTCCCCTGCCCGAGGTATTGATCCACCAACTCTTCACAGCCAGAAAGGAGGGCTGTTGACTTTGGGGACCAGGAAAGCCCTCAGGCCAGGAAATACAGATGCAGGTGTTTGGATGTCAGGCatgaaaatacttggaaattGTAGGGGTCATGTGGATGTAAGTGGGGCACCAGTGCCACCTGCCACAGCATACATGCCGAATGTCCTTTTGTCTGAGTTACTTAGAATTTCTCTTTCAGAGACTGCAATCCTGGGTCAGGTTTCAGAACACAAAATTGAATGTCACTGCATAATTCATCGTTTAGCAGTTCTTCAATTAACTAGtccaacaagcatttactgaacatAAACTTTGGGGTCCAGTCGGGGTGCCAGACAGTGCGCTATGCTGATAAGGGGAGAGTTTTCAAGTTTATTAATGATCTCAATCACCGTAATGTACCATAATGTACGTGTGTGCATGTTctcctgtgcacacacactcacacatgggCACATGTGCACTCAGATACGGTGACTCATCCTAGGAAATGGCACTTGTGTGAAACTggaatctttacaaaaatgtttGTTGTCTCTAAGGCATCTTTTTTTCTACTAACAgtgcaaaaataatttttctacttATCCAATTAAGAAATTACTCCTTCCTCATGTAGATGCTCCAAAATTCATTACGGGCAGTGAATAAATGTGCTTAAATGGATTATTGCATCTGCCTATACAAAAGTATCTGGCAAGACAGCTACACGTTATTAGAGAAGGTAGATGGGGTCATAAATTACAGCCTATTCTTTCTTCGTTAGGAATAATACAAAGACTACTAAATGGAGTcacctttcctttctgtttagagctTTAAAAAAACCTTGCTCTGAATTCATTTGAGGTTTTGATTTCAAGAGAGAAATATGCTTTTGTTGTTCTTTCTAAAAGATGAGTGGAGAGTCCACTCCATTGCACAATTTTGGAATACATGTAATTTAAAAGCTTAAGAGAGAATGATGGAAATTATTAGCTGGGGCCCAGAATGTGCCAGGAATTTGGACCAGCCTGTACATTATATCCAACCTAACAGCCACTGCAAATCTTTCCTTATCCCCattaagtctttttattttttggaccGTGTGTTCAGTTAATATTGTCATTTAAAAAGGCAGTAGGAGGGTATTGTTTGGGAAAGAAAGATTGTTTTTATATTACATCCACTCAGTTATCAAAAATGGATTGGGGGCCTGTTCTGTGCCGCTCATGGCTCTGGGTGCTGGGGAGATAGTGGAGAACGCTGGGCATGTTTCTACGCTCACAGGCGTGCTGTTCTGGTGGGAGTGGAAGAAATTGCACAAGCAGGCAGGTAActaagagaaataagagaaaacccCATGGAGACAATACTATAAAGGAAATCAGACAGAGTGATGTGCTAGAGTGACGGGGGTCTCCTTTGGATTGGATTGTCAAGCAAAGACCCCACGGTGACGTGACGTGTGGTCTGAATGACAAGCTGGGCCAGTCACAGGCAAATCTGatggaagagcattccaggcagagggagctgccagtgcaaaggccctggggcaggaatggCCTGttcaaagaggagaaataaagggGACCATAGGAGGACAATGGAAGGAAGGACAGTCAAGGCGGGAGGCAGGGGCCAGGTGAACACCATTTCCTGGCAGCTTCACCTCAACTTGAAAGCTGGGCTCACTGTGTGAAGTGTGGGGCTGCCATGGTGGACACTTTGGGGTCCAGTTGGGCTCTTTGTCCGCCTGCCGCCTTCCCTGCCCCAGAGCCCCAGTTGCTCATTTTCTTGGCTGCTCCTCTCCAATTTTCCTGCTTGGTGCTGTCTCCCCCAGGAGAGCTGCAGGATGAGTTCATTTCCTG
It contains:
- the BFSP1 gene encoding filensin isoform X2, with the protein product MCRSLDPRQCQEADEALLRNLRLQIEAQFLQDDISAAKDRFKKNLLEIQTYVTILQQIIQTTPQAATITSGMREERLLTEREAAALQSQLADGREMICLLQTQRAELQAQTAALEQAIKDAHECYDDEIQLYNEQIDTLRREIEEAERSLERSSYDCRQLVVAQQTLRNELDRYHRIIENEGNRLSSAFFETPITLYTTSHGALLSPRHGGKDLTRAVQDITAAKPRQKGLPKNVPRKKEIIVKDKADDSLEDAPLTGPEDTKPGREVLKEEGESKPESDGEEASPPSPEGAPEDVPDGGKISKAFEKLGKMVKERVRGPKEPEPPADLDTEGRYVLVSGDANFVDPGFCSLSVPAKGGVMVSKGDGSVPPDSQVEPSPQQPEPPPEGGEGPPLEKEDGQEDGKAPPQKKEDAQPPDQPTADKVEEIKAEGLEGPEEKQDGQKEAEGATEPSPVVTPGPDEPSPPQAQEPQVSRGGSEGHGARSSRLPARSPPRTLAYEKVEVMESIEKISTESIQTYEETAVIVETMIEKTKANKKKLGEKCSSNA
- the BFSP1 gene encoding filensin isoform X3, whose amino-acid sequence is MLERLNKEADEALLRNLRLQIEAQFLQDDISAAKDRFKKNLLEIQTYVTILQQIIQTTPQAATITSGMREERLLTEREAAALQSQLADGREMICLLQTQRAELQAQTAALEQAIKDAHECYDDEIQLYNEQIDTLRREIEEAERSLERSSYDCRQLVVAQQTLRNELDRYHRIIENEGNRLSSAFFETPITLYTTSHGALLSPRHGGKDLTRAVQDITAAKPRQKGLPKNVPRKKEIIVKDKADDSLEDAPLTGPEDTKPGREVLKEEGESKPESDGEEASPPSPEGAPEDVPDGGKISKAFEKLGKMVKERVRGPKEPEPPADLDTEGRYVLVSGDANFVDPGFCSLSVPAKGGVMVSKGDGSVPPDSQVEPSPQQPEPPPEGGEGPPLEKEDGQEDGKAPPQKKEDAQPPDQPTADKVEEIKAEGLEGPEEKQDGQKEAEGATEPSPVVTPGPDEPSPPQAQEPQVSRGGSEGHGARSSRLPARSPPRTLAYEKVEVMESIEKISTESIQTYEETAVIVETMIEKTKANKKKLGEKCSSNA
- the BFSP1 gene encoding filensin isoform X1, which codes for MYRRSYVFQTRKEQYERAEEAQRSAEPDSLAEGRAAAPSLAALQGLGERVAAHVQRARALEQRHAVLRRQLDAFQRLDDLAGPEDALARHVEGNRQRARDLAAERSRLERQGAEAQRALDEFRSKYENECQCQLLLKDMLERLNKEADEALLRNLRLQIEAQFLQDDISAAKDRFKKNLLEIQTYVTILQQIIQTTPQAATITSGMREERLLTEREAAALQSQLADGREMICLLQTQRAELQAQTAALEQAIKDAHECYDDEIQLYNEQIDTLRREIEEAERSLERSSYDCRQLVVAQQTLRNELDRYHRIIENEGNRLSSAFFETPITLYTTSHGALLSPRHGGKDLTRAVQDITAAKPRQKGLPKNVPRKKEIIVKDKADDSLEDAPLTGPEDTKPGREVLKEEGESKPESDGEEASPPSPEGAPEDVPDGGKISKAFEKLGKMVKERVRGPKEPEPPADLDTEGRYVLVSGDANFVDPGFCSLSVPAKGGVMVSKGDGSVPPDSQVEPSPQQPEPPPEGGEGPPLEKEDGQEDGKAPPQKKEDAQPPDQPTADKVEEIKAEGLEGPEEKQDGQKEAEGATEPSPVVTPGPDEPSPPQAQEPQVSRGGSEGHGARSSRLPARSPPRTLAYEKVEVMESIEKISTESIQTYEETAVIVETMIEKTKANKKKLGEKCSSNA